In Plasmodium coatneyi strain Hackeri chromosome 4, complete sequence, the genomic window CCCCGACAAAGTTGAGAATAATATAAGAGTGAACCCACCAGGTGGGAAACGTAAATAAATTAGACCGCTTCGATGGGCGGAAGAAGCGATAAAATTTTACTTCCATATGAATGTAGCTTTGGGGAGGGGCACCAGAAGCAACCTCGCCCACTGGTCTGGTTCATCTGCTTCAACCATCCCTTAACCTTTTCCAATTCTGCTAAGTTCCACACGCAAAGACCATATACACATAAGGGTAATTTTTCTCCACCCCAATttgtaaaactttttttttttttgcaccttttGGTTAAAATGCACACCAACGTGTGAAGCATCTATTACGCAGATGAACTGTATAGAGAAATGGTCACCGAGGGTGGCTGTCAGGTCGAAATAGTTTtaaacaaatggggaaggagaGTCATGCATGTTGGTACATACACGCatacgtatgtacgtatgtaagTATGCACAGTACATGGTGGACCAGGAGCAGCAGCATTTTCGTCTCGCACAAGGTTAAACCGTTCGACAGTATTCTAAACAAGGAGAGGTATAGTCAGGGTGGCGAGGGGCGATAAATTTCCCACTGAACCGTGTGACTAGAGGCTGCTTCAAACTGCTTGGAGAAATTCCCGTCATGGCTATTCGCGCCAGATCGGTGTAGTGGGTACACAGTTAATCTGTTGAGCGGTTAAGCGGTTGGAAGGCTACACCGCTGAGTAGCGCGAGAATTTGTACtccaaatgagaaaaaacaacTCCGTTCGCAGATGCAGTGGTTGCCATATAACACAGGGATGGGCCCCCTGGTGCGCGCGCAAAGTGAACTTGTTCTTTAAATTGGGAATTTCGCACCAGGATGGATAAGAAAATGTACCAGAGCGGGTTACATAATTATACATGACGCGTCCCCACTGCCCAACAGGCGTGCACTTGCGATGCGTCATGTACACTTACGTGAAAAAAGCTTCGGTTTATATAACCTTACGTACACGCACACGTTTAAAGGTAATATAatcatgtacattttttccttacgcGTGCGCAGGGTACCCATTTGATGAGCGCGCCATTACCCCCCCATACAATATTTTTGCGTACGCGATGAAAGAGGCGCCCATGTACACGAAAAagttttaaatgaaaaaacaaaacataaACTAAAACGCGAAacaaaaaacgaaaaaagaaaaagaaaacaaatgcTAAAATAACACTTTATCCTTGTACACGAATACGCGAAGTTTGCCAATGGCGTGGACTACTCCGCATCCGCCCGTGCGTATGACGATGTTCGCATGAAAACTCCGTCAATTTTCATCGTTTTCAAatggttgaaaaaaaaaaaaaaaaaaaaaatatacaaacgAATgcaagtgaaaagaaaaatttaaaaaaaaaaaaataacataatttttttcactttttttgctttttttttttttactttttttttttttttgcttttttttattaattcctttttaagaAAGCGCTTGATTTCACACTTGCCTCTTTGTAAAGTCGTCACAttattaaataattaaaCCAACTAATTAGTAACAcgataaaaatatagaagaagCAGCATGGCGCTGAAAAGAATAACGAAGGTAAGCAGCCAAAACTGCGTTTGTGCGCATATGCGGCGCGGCTACACGAACGCGCAGGAACGCATGGATCATCACTGCGTCAGCACGTGGCCGTCACTCCTCCATCAGGGCTGCTCCATTAGTGCTTCATTACTGTGCGATGATTGCACGTGTGAAGGCACATTGGGGGGCACATTTGGAGGCACGTCGCAGTTTAGTGTAATTTCCCGCGAGGACGATGCTTTCATGTTACCCCCACTGCCTCCACTATGAATGCATATCTACAGGGATACTCGTCTTTCCCCTGTGCACCTCTCTCTCTGTCCTTCCagctgcgtttttttttcattcttttcccccACCGCCAATTGTGTTATTGCATAAAATGACCCTTTCAAGCTACATATTCTGCGTAGCTGGTGGGCCAGCTTCCTCCACTGCCCATCCTGCACCCCACGTCCTCCACCGTACACCCTGCATTTCATAACCTTCCCCACACTGTGACGTTTTCCACAACCCGTTCGATGCACACACATGCTATTTGCTTAACCGTTCGTTTTAGTGTGAAATGACGCTGACCCCCTTTGCATGTTTAATTGCACAATTTGATCACCTCCGAGGGAGAGGGACAAAGGAAGGTTCCCCTACCATGAACACCAAACTTTGCCACCTCTGTTGTGCCGACACCTAACACAACAGATgctacacatgtgcacaaattggtacacacaatttttccttctttttttttttttatttcctggTGAACTCGTGCAGGAACTACAAGACCTGAATAAAGACCCCCCCACAAATTGCTCTGCGGGGCCAATTGGAGATgacctctttttttggcaaGCCACGATAATGGGACCAGGAGACAGGTGAGCACaccaaggggaaaagaaaaaaaaaagacccaTTGTGAATATACAGCGTGATCATTTCGATGAGAGGAACCCATCATACAGCGCTACTGCCCACGTGTTCACGTACATATACGTGAATGATTACCCGTGATGAAATCCATCGTGGTCCGTCCACACGCCTTCCAATATGCACACCTTCTCACGAACAACCCTCCCTTTTGCGTTATTCCCCACAGTCCCTACGAAAACGGCGTATACTTCCTGAACATAAAATTCCCGCCCGATTATCCCTTCAAACCTCCCAAGGTAATTGACCCCACCGCATTAACAATGTGCGTTGGTGGATCATATAACAAATGCTCATTGACCGCTCAGATTTCCTTCTAACGTTGAATACGTGCATAGTTCATATGCTGACCTCCCGTTCCGTTCTTTCCCTCACCCCTCTGTGCAGATCATATTCACCACGAAAATATATCACCCCAATATAAACACGTCGGGCGCCATTTGCCTGGACATCCTGAAGGACCAATGGAGTCCCGCGTTAACCATTTCGAAAGTTCTTCTCTCCATATCATCGTTATTAACTGACCCCAATGCAGGTGAGTAGGACGATGTGTGCAGCACCCTAAAAAGGTGCATAAGAGTAATACATTACCTTGTTCTGTCATTCTGTTTGGAAAACTCCTAAATaacccccccccttttcatcCTCTTAGACGACCCGCTCGTGCCAGAAATTGCCCACGTCTACAAAACAGACAGAACCAAATACCATCAAACTGCAAAAGCATGGACGCAGAAATATGCCCAATGAAAATTATCTAAATAAttcaaaataaatttaattaaatcccctttttttttttttttttttttttaaataatttattgattcttttaaaatatgtaagaaaaaaaaagtttaaaaaaaaaaaaaaaaaaaaaacacaaaaaaacaaatacatACAAACAATTCGagcattaaaaaggaagcggGAAAATGGGAAGCGCCGGGTGAAGGACGATTAGCGGCTGCAGAGCTGCGAAACTTCGACCCACGCATCCACAAGTTATTGAGCCAGCAAGCCAAGAAACATGGACGACGATCAAGCGGACAAGTAAATGGACTTGCTAAGCAAACAAGTGAACGGACTGCCAAGTGGACTAACCACCAAACGTGCACGCATTCCActgtatgtgtgtgtccatgtgcattctttttatatatgtacagaaaaagagagctaaaaaggggaataaaaatatgagagagagaaaaaaaaaaaagaaaaattaagaaaagaaaattaattttttttctattttttatagtttttattgtttttattttttttcttttttttactttttttttttttttttgcctttttcaccctttttgacattctttttttttttttttttttatccatgtatacatacgtatatatgttccaGTGCGCTGAAAGTACGCAGAGATATGCAAACATAGaggtgtacatatgcacatacgtCTTCGTTACAACGAACCTTCTAACAGTTCAACAACTCCTTTTAACGACCTTACTGTTTTACATGGCGCAGCTTTTCGCTGTACTACTGCGATTGTTTGTCGACCCCCATGCCGGAACATATTTGCTTCACCGCTCCCCTTAAAGGGTCATCTCCCAAGTTGTGCAGCAGTGGTAAATGCATACACCCATGGGGAGCACGTCTGATCTGCGCTTTTTCACCAAGGCTAGAAACGTTCGTCCTGACGGCATTCCAGTGAGGAAAATCTGCACATGACGGACAAAACATTACCCGttcatagaaaaaaaaaacagcaacatGAACATGCGAATAAAATTTCTGCACgaccttttttaaattttctcaAACGTTGAGACTTTCCAAGGAATGCTCTACCCATGTGGTACTAAAACAGACACGTCGGTTTGTTCTGTGTCCAGttctgaatttttttgtacgcTTAAAAAGTGATCCATCCGCACGGTTTGTTCATTCTTGAAAAGACTATTTTGCCTAAATTACTCGTAAGACACGCAGGGTTGGCAAACACACTTTTCTGGTTAAGCTACCACGAACGCAAACGCACCATATGGTATCCACCAAGTGCCATCTCCACTTCTACACACCAACGCATTCCTCTCCCCCAGTTCTGATCATCACTACGCAGTTTAAGCCCGTACTTGGGATGGCATTTTACTAAATCTATGTTGTCTATGTATATGTGGGGTAGAAGTGTTTCACCCCCGACGACGATTCCCTTCACGTTCGAGTGTCTACTCCGCATCTACACATAGCGTCACTCCCAAAATGCATTATGCACGCATGCCCCTCACCGAAGAGACAAGCTCAACTGcgcgaaaggaaaaaaaaaaaaaaaaaaaaaaaaaaaaacacaaaactGAAAGATAACATATCGATTTAATCGATTCGTCCAAAATATAAATTGAGAATAACCCCCTTGGcagtttcttcattttctttttttttttttttttcgttccatGTGCACCTTCGAGACCAACTTCGCTACGGATTCATCGAACCTTCCTTTAGGACACAACATGCACCTGTGGGAtctaagaaaaggaaaaaaaacgcatttGCCCTTTTCGCCACACGTGTGTGCAACAAGTTCATCCTAAAAAACCTTTCGCCACTCCGCCTGTCTCCACCAAAGTCAATACAATGCACCGCGACGTGTTAGAAAAGGAACGATTAATGCAAAGACATGAGAAGCATGTGAAGAATAATGTTGTCGATAATGTAATAGCTGATGTTACATGCACGGGGCAGGGTAATTCGCGCGGCCAGATGCGGTGCACCACTTCACATGCTCACCTCCTAAAATCCATTTGAGCTAAGTCAAATACCTTCACTTCCCCCCGCAGGCAAAACATACCTCAGGAAGAACGAAGCCGCGTTCGAGGACTACAAAACCagggagagggaaaaacTCAAGTCCTTCgtcaaaattgaaaataggAGGTAGGGAAGGAGGCAGTGCAACGGTGCTGATCAGCACCCTGGCGGAGAAACGCACACACGCCAAAGTACACACAACCGCACGCGTCATGATACTGACACTCCCCTCAGGAAGGAGAACCTccaaagaaatgaagaaaggtGGAAACTAGCGGAAGTGAATGCACaagtatgtatgtacatatgagcAATAC contains:
- a CDS encoding Ubiquitin-conjugating enzyme E2 4; the encoded protein is MALKRITKELQDLNKDPPTNCSAGPIGDDLFFWQATIMGPGDSPYENGVYFLNIKFPPDYPFKPPKIIFTTKIYHPNINTSGAICLDILKDQWSPALTISKVLLSISSLLTDPNADDPLVPEIAHVYKTDRTKYHQTAKAWTQKYAQ